The Hymenobacter swuensis DY53 genome includes the window ACGGGCAACCAGTTCGTACCCCCAGTCGCGCAGCAGGCGGGGTAAGTAGCGCAGCAGCGCAGCATAGCGCCAGTTGGAGTTTAGCTGCTGGAGAATAAGCAAAACTGCTTCGGAACGTTGATACACCTGCCCATCCCGCAGCAAGTAGATAGTAGAGGAGAGGGCATCCAAGGAAAGGACCTGCCCGTGCTGGGCCAGCAGCTTACGGGCCGGTTCCGCCTGCAATGAGACGAACGTAAAACGTTCGGCCGGGTCACGGTCAATTACGAAGTTCACGAACCCGTCGCACAAATTGCAGACACCGTCAAAGAG containing:
- a CDS encoding thiol-disulfide oxidoreductase DCC family protein, producing MNDVILFDGVCNLCDGFVNFVIDRDPAERFTFVSLQAEPARKLLAQHGQVLSLDALSSTIYLLRDGQVYQRSEAVLLILQQLNSNWRYAALLRYLPRLLRDWGYELVARNRYRILGREEACRIPSPELRRRFL